The genomic DNA CCTACAGGATGCTCTCGAGCGGCGAAACATCACAACCCGCGTACTCTCCGCCCTCGAGATCCGTCAGGTGGCCGAACCCTTCTTGCGCCGTCGCGCGCTGCGACACCTGGAGAAGGGTCGCGTGGTCATCCTGGCAGCGGGCACCGGCAATCCGTACTTCACCACCGACAGCGCCGCGGCGTTGCGGGCGATGGAGGTCAAGGCCGAGGTGCTGCTGAAGGCCACCAAGGTCGATGGCATCTACACCGCGGACCCGATGGTGGAGCCCGACGCAAAACTTCTCAAGAAGGTCGGCTATCTCGAGGTGCTCGAGCGTGGCCTGAGGGTGATGGACACGACGGCCATTTCACTCTGCATGGACAACAAACTACCGATCGTCGTCTTCAACATCCGACAGCCCTCCAACCTGCGTCGTATCCTGGCAGGCGAGGACGTCGGCTCCGTTGTGGGAGAATGATTCCATGACCCCGGAAGAACTGTTAGTCGATACCGATTCCCGTATGGACGCCACCCTCGAGGATGCCCGCAGCAAGCTCGGCGCCATCCGTACCGGTCGCGCCTCGCTTTCCCTCTTCGATGGCCTGAGCGTCGAATACTACGGAACGCCGACACCGCTGAATCAGGTCGCGAAGCTGTCGATCCCCGAGCCCTCGATGATCGTCGCGCAGCCGTTTGACCCGACGTTGATTCCGCTGATCGAGAAGGCGATCCTGACGTCGGACCTCGGATTGAACCCGACCAACGACGGCAAGATGATGCGAATCCCGATTCCTCCGCTAACCGAGGAGCGACGCAAACAGCTGGTGAAGAAGGTCCGCTCGATGGGCGAAGATGCCAAGCAGGCGATCCGACAGATCCGCCGCGACGGCAACGAAGAGATCAAGAAGATGGAGAAGGCCAAGCAGATCTCCGAGGACGACGCCCGTCGTCATCTCCAGGAGATTCAGCAGAAGACCGACGATCACACCAAGGCGATCGACGATCTGAATGCGGCCAAGGAAAAGGACCTGATGGAGATCTGATGCGACGCGGGCGCAGCGAGACCATCGTCGCCATCGTCGTTGCCGCAGGGCGCGGATCCCGATTCGGTGGCACGCTTCCCAAACAGTTTGAGACATTAGGCGCGGGCATGTCCGTCCTGCAGGTCGCCGTCCGTGCGATGCAGGCTTGTGCCGATGTCGACGGGATCGTCGTGGTCCTCTCGGAGGACGAGATCCGATCGGATACGGGACGGGCCGTTGCCGGTTGGCCCGGGGTTCAGGCCGTCGTCGCCGGCGGCGCGACACGACCGGAGTCGGTGCGGGCCGGACTGGAGGCGGCGACCGATGCCGACTATGTCCTCGTCCATGACGCCGCCCGACCGCTGGTCACTCCCGAACTGATG from Acidobacteriota bacterium includes the following:
- the pyrH gene encoding UMP kinase, with the protein product MSEDGTLRYKRVLLKLSGEALMGGGTSGISQEVLGALSDEIAVCHKLGVELALVVGGGNIFRGAAAEGMDRVSADHMGMLATLINALALQDALERRNITTRVLSALEIRQVAEPFLRRRALRHLEKGRVVILAAGTGNPYFTTDSAAALRAMEVKAEVLLKATKVDGIYTADPMVEPDAKLLKKVGYLEVLERGLRVMDTTAISLCMDNKLPIVVFNIRQPSNLRRILAGEDVGSVVGE
- the frr gene encoding ribosome recycling factor; this encodes MTPEELLVDTDSRMDATLEDARSKLGAIRTGRASLSLFDGLSVEYYGTPTPLNQVAKLSIPEPSMIVAQPFDPTLIPLIEKAILTSDLGLNPTNDGKMMRIPIPPLTEERRKQLVKKVRSMGEDAKQAIRQIRRDGNEEIKKMEKAKQISEDDARRHLQEIQQKTDDHTKAIDDLNAAKEKDLMEI